One Rosa chinensis cultivar Old Blush chromosome 5, RchiOBHm-V2, whole genome shotgun sequence genomic region harbors:
- the LOC112204021 gene encoding uncharacterized protein LOC112204021, with product MRMLAYGNAADVLDEYLQMGESTARECLKKFCDTVVRIYEAEFLRKPKQEDIDKLLRKVVGKDNLLAITGHRPTIVLEAVASYGTWIWHALFGMPGSHNDISVMDCSHLFDELVKGRGPTVNYFLNQNPHTIGYYLIDGIYPAWGMIVKSIPQPQTRKLKYFATKQEKYCKDVERAFGVLQARFAIIKGLARAWQLDFLGKIMKTCIILHNMIVEDERPSKEVSLRDVPENSTRRNEEDEYESLPNAEDIHRLPANLDVFLAHYTQIRSSRHHDKLKQDLIDHLWGILEVDGLLA from the exons ATGAGGATGTTGGCGTATGGCAATGCTGCTGACGTGCTTGATGAATACCTTCAAATGGGAGAGAGCACTGCAAGGGAGTGTTTGAAGAAATTCTGTGACACTGTTGTGCGCATCTACGAAGCAGAATTTCTTAGAAAACCAAAACAAGAGGACATTGACAAGCTCCTTCGAAAAG TGGTTGGCAAGGACAATTTGTTGGCCATTACCGGCCACCGTCCAACTATTGTCCTCGAGGCAGTAGCCTCGTATGGCACTTGGATTTGGCATGCATTATTCGGAATGCCTGGTTCCCATAATGACATATCTGTCATGGATTGCTCTCATTTGTTTGATGAACTTGTTAAAGGTCGTGGTCCTACTGTTAactattttcttaatcaaaatCCACATACAATCGGATATTATCTTATAGATGGTATATATCCTGCATGGGGTATGATTGTGAAATCAATACCTCAGCCTCAAACTAGAAAGCTCAAGTACTTTGCTACTAAACAAGAAAAATATTGCAAGGACGTGGAAAGAGCTTTTGGGGTTCTCCAAGCTCGATTTGCTATTATAAAGGGGCTTGCTCGAGCTTGGCAGTTAGATTTTCTGGGCAAGATAATGAAGACGTGCATAATTTTGCACAACATGATTGTTGAAGATGAACGTCCATCAAAGGAAGTATCATTACGTGATGTGCCTGAAAATAGTACGAGAAGGAATGAAGAAGATGAGTACGAATCTTTACCCAATGCTGAAGATATACATCGACTTCCAGCAAACTTAGATGTTTTCTTGGCTCATTACACTCAGATTAGGAGTAGCCGACACCATGACAAACTCAAACAAGATCTTATTGATCATTTATGGGGAATCTTAGAGGTG GACGGCCTCCTAGCTTGA